The DNA sequence CAGACTGCTGGTTGATCATGATAGAGAATGAAGCAGCTTTTACAGGTTCATGCAGGAAACACCTCGAACTCACCTGCTGCTTCCATCTAATCAGAAAACTCAGTTAAAGCCTGGCCAAACATTACAGCGTTTAAACCATTTCTACAGAACCAAATCCGTTTGTGGCATCAGGAGGTGAACAGCGCCACCTAGTAGCCTACTTGTTCCACTGAACTGCTGCTGGTTTGGCAACGTTGTAGTTGAGGGCATCAAACTCTTCTCCTGGTTTCAGCTCTGGACCAGCAATCATCACAGTCTATAAGGGAGAACATGCAAGTTTCATATCATATTGTACACATAGGAGGTCAAAGGGGCTTATAATAAAAGTATacaatggaaaataaaagcagtaaCTGATAATTACTCTTTTCCACCAGTAGATCAATCAACAGGGGGGAGGAAATTTTGCTCTTAACATCTTCAGTGATAATCTAATCAGCAGAATTAGATTCACTCTAGTAAGGAACGAGGCATCTTCAGCAAATTGTCACTCGTTCAGTTGCAGCAGTGGTCAGAATTACTCATCTCATACCAGAGTCCTCGCTCAACAAACTTTCCAGCAGGTTCATTCCTAAAATGGTGCCACTCTTATCTTCACTGTGATCATCCACTGAACTTTCAGACAAAATGCTGGCTCCCAAAAATCTCCTTAAAGAGATGCAGGAGACAACTTTCTAAAGACAATGACGTGAAGAATATTCATCTTGACTATAGCATGTCTCACGATCCCCAATTCACTACTAATGTTGATTCAATTTAATTCTCTTTGATCATTACTTGGAAAGCTTCCGCAAATTAGAAATATTTTCTTGTCTgaaagattttttaaatttttaattcAACATTTTAACAAAGGAATTCAGcaccaaaaacatttttaaaccaaaaaagcCAGTGAAAGAATTGAAGCATAGTCCACGGGCTTGAAGACATTAAAGTGAGGGCTGGATTTTCAATTCAccaagttgggtttttttctgattttgttTGTGCTGAACCTCCATCTTTGTGTTCCAAAGAAGGTTTTCAAAAGAGTAGATAGAGTAAAGCATCACCTTAATAATTGGATCTTTGGCAGGAGCCCAGGATGGCACTATTTTTCCATGTAACCTCCAGCAGCCGTAGGGGTTGACCAGATGTCGCTCTAACACCAGGTACTCCAGAACGTCCTTGGGCTGCTCTTCACTGCCCAACATGAGCCTTCCAAAGCGATCATAAATAGACAGTGTCTGCAGGATGAGTAGATGAGAAGAACAGTAACTTAGTTATCTCAAGCCTGACTGAAATCTCAATTAATGTAGtcacacattttctttaaacaggaagagcagagaaaatgacGCAGAAATGTGATTCACCGGGAGAGAATATTAATAAATTCTATTTGGAAATACATCACAGCAAAAATATATAATTACAACATAAGCAGCAAAGACTGGATGAATTCTTGCTTCTGATATAGGTTGTACCTGTCTGGAGTGCATGCGGACCGTCACCTGACCATACAGGTTTCCTTTGGAGATCATATCAGGACAGCGGGCGTGGACCACCCTGGGCAGCTCCAAAGATTCCACAAACCTCCATCGGATGGTTTTGTACCTGTTCCCCCTCGTCATCTCCTGAGCAGAAtccagaggagaaaaacaaaagggtGAATGGAATACTGGGGACAAAACTGAGATAATcagtaaaatgaaataaatgatttGGGGTGGGGCAAAAAAAAGTCAGTTCAAACTTTAAATGAAACTATAGCTCACAGGGTAACATCTCTCTGTCAGCAAGGAGTGAAGCTTCTCTTTGTTGAAGCTGTAAAAAAAAGACACCAACTGTTAGTTTTGATCAGggacattaaatgaaatgagctTCAATAACACAGGTCTGAGAACTCAAATATCAGAAACAATCCTTCCACAAAGACCTCttggtttcacttttaaatggcttttttcaaaatttgctgtgaaaatttaaaaaatgtcttACTTTGTCAGGCAGTTGTGAGCTTCAATGAAGATTTCCTGTGCTCGTTCTGCAAAGATTTTTGTTGTGAACTCGGAGTCGTGTTCCTTGATTTTACGAATCCTATTGGGGAAAATGTTCAGGTTGGTCAAATTAACTATTAAATGATTTTTACCTCTATTTCAGACACCTAAGATATAAAGCTCTCCTGTGCTAAAACAGATTTAAGAAC is a window from the Takifugu rubripes chromosome 17, fTakRub1.2, whole genome shotgun sequence genome containing:
- the mrpl45 gene encoding large ribosomal subunit protein mL45 isoform X2 is translated as MATHMRRKLIALRRVTCYSLSKVEGSLEGQHHVPLFLQVRTKKRYFIPPSTGLKGKMQENTEAKAKAAGIVFRQQYMERPINIACTAGVFDPYIPPEGDARLSSLSKEGLKQRTEQLRQSAASQLAIRKIKEHDSEFTTKIFAERAQEIFIEAHNCLTNFNKEKLHSLLTERCYPEMTRGNRYKTIRWRFVESLELPRVVHARCPDMISKGNLYGQVTVRMHSRQTLSIYDRFGRLMLGSEEQPKDVLEYLVLERHLVNPYGCWRLHGKIVPSWAPAKDPIIKTVMIAGPELKPGEEFDALNYNVAKPAAVQWNK
- the mrpl45 gene encoding large ribosomal subunit protein mL45 isoform X1, coding for MATHMRRKLIALRRVTCYSLSKVEGSLEGQHHVPLFLQVRTKKRYFIPPSTGLKGKMQENTEAKAKAAGIVFRQQYMERPINIACTAGVFDPYIPPEGDARLSSLSKEGLKQRTEQLRQSAASQLAIRKIKEHDSEFTTKIFAERAQEIFIEAHNCLTNFNKEKLHSLLTERCYPEMTRGNRYKTIRWRFVESLELPRVVHARCPDMISKGNLYGQVTVRMHSRQTLSIYDRFGRLMLGSEEQPKDVLEYLVLERHLVNPYGCWRLHGKIVPSWAPAKDPIIKTVMIAGPELKPGEEFDALNYNVAKPAAVQWNKWKQQVSSRCFLHEPVKAASFSIMINQQSDIRKKTSW